AGTTCAAAGATCATACACAGGCAAGCAATTTAGGATATAATGTACTATGAAATAATCATTTTTAAAACTGGTCCACCTGCTCCACACGTGGATCTTTGGAGACAAACTCGTTAAAGTCTCGTAGGGCCAGGCCGTTTTCATCTTTTGAGTCCTGCAGGTAGACTCGTCCTTTATACAGAGAGTTATCCACACATATCACACCACCCACTCGGAGAAGGTTGTTGTCAAGGAGGAACTTGTAGTAATTGATATAGTTGCCTTTGTCAGCATCTATGAACACCATGTCAAACTGATCACCAGCCTCTGCCAACTCCTACAGTattgaaaagagaaaaagaaaatcaaaacAATTTGCAATTCAACATCAACGTCATTGCAATTCAAATATCAGTTACAAAAGGAAGCTTATACAATCAACGTATGTATGTCAGTTATGTAAGTTGTATATGTAATAACATACAGTAGAAGATCTCATTAAAATTCACCTTCAGGCTATCCATTGCAGATCCTATTTTCACACTAATCTTCTTGCCATGTGGGGACTTGTCAAAAATGGGCTGTACAAATTCCATCAGGTAAGCCTCAAGTTCACAGGCAATTAATGTACCATCTTCTGGCAGGGCCTCAGCCATGGACAGTGCCCCATAGCCAGAGAACATCCCAATTTCCAGGATTCTCTTCGCTTTGCACATGTGCACGAACATTTTCAATACCTGGCCTGTCATAAATGCATTAAACAAATGTTTTGAAAGGCTTCTCTTCAAAGGGCACAATCGATAAGTTGAttctttattatatatatattttttttaatgttaattttttattttaaatttttaCAATTTACGTAACTATTGTAATGTTCATATTCTGTATGATGCTTtgaacaaaagtgtctgctaaatactaTAACCATATTTACTATCTTTGGATTAATAACATGAAAGCCAATTATGTGATGCAAGTGAGGCCGTTTGATTTTTCTCTGACACTGATGAAAGACACAGATATGAAAATCGTAGGTTTCGCACGGCCATACATGCCTTCCACGTGTCCCGTGATGCATTCTTTTGGAAGGCGAAACTTGGTTTTCCCCTCCTTGTATGCTTGGTCCCAGTCATGACGCACTGTCTTTCTGCACACAAGAACACAAGCACATCACACACTGCAGTGCCCTCATTAAATGTCACAGCCTAAAAAAAATGATGGTGGAGGTCAAGGGTTCCCAACCTattttggcaggtgaccctattttgatgtcacaaaacGTTGGCGAGTAAATTAAATTTTTTTCATTTACTCGGGAGTGTGCGGCACCTTCCTTCTTTTACTTTAGATATACACACCGATAGCCAGCACCTCATCTTGGTGTGCGTTACATCTCTCCTCCACAAAACGTTGGCGACCCCAATCATTCACAACATCTCTGTTGTAACACCCAGTCGAGGGTGGTACCTTGATTTTTCCCAAATGTCCTAGCAAGCTAGTTTGTTTGGCTATCTTTGCGCGTGtggttgttttgctactttATTTGGAGCGTTGATCAAGATTCAAGTAAGTATCAAGCCAATAAAGTATCTCATGCAGGCTGTCTAAGTTTATCTTTTTGTAGCCAGATTGTAGGGAAGGATCCAATTACATGGCATTTTAaatattttgttatttattgtATGTATATTTGAGTATGAGTCAATTGTAAGATACCCAGTATCTCAGGCGACCCCACATAGGGTCCTGGGAAACGATGGTGTaggtcagtggtccccaaactacggcccgccacctcattttgggtggccccccaaaacatgtccgtagtatacagtatatcatccggcccgcacgggagtacaacatcgtcaaactaaaacctccgcaattttccccattcattctctatggcgagtcttaacagtacacatgtaatacttgttttggcgctgttttgcgtttgccatcgaaaacggaatgaaatgtaagcctacctgcaaacaatgtaagaggcctatgctaactgcatcagtgctcaaagtattttaaaaatgtatcaattaattgttaataactaactaacttctattcaagtcatatttctgggactttctgggataattatttctattttttattcactcattcaaatgttcatacaaagagttcacaaagttctcatcaggtgactgaaagttagaatggtggtcatttcagaccacttcagcacttcataaaattctcatagtttgagaactttaaattatttataggatattcacaacttgagctgtgtatgcaaagacacagaattcagagttcacacattttttaataaaatatacttttgggactccctgctaatacttttgggaatgcaaacgtttttttattagtattatttaattttacactgatatggcatgatgacaatataaacacagctaacaatggtattaaattgcaatagcctatgattaaatgtaataaaatattcaactaaggtagactgctgctgttcacagcactaagctattaatggttactgatatagaactactccgagtctctggccctctcttggagccaggcatagtgagctggccctcggaagaaaacgtttggggaccactggtgtagGTGAAAGTGCATAGGCCTACGTTACATGTAGCTGtgagttattattttttatactatGAGTGTACAGATCTTATATTACAGTCACCAgttgtgcacaaacagatagatTGTTCTTTCATGGATTATTTTTTGGACCATGTACCATTCTAAGCGTAAATGTTGATATTTGATGCATTGTACTAGAGATAGCCTAAAGCACACCACACATAGGTGCCGACATGCACACGAGCGCTGAAATTCTTATTTCAAGGATTCAATAAGAAATGGATTTCATTGAGTGGTGCCAACCAATACTGAACTAAATCGTAGACTACACAGTAGCAGCGAAAGGGTTGTATTGGAAACAATGGAATCTAAAGCACTGCAGTCATGTCGGCgcctactgtatgtgcaggTACATTTGGGCTCATTTATATCTGtagtccccaacacacacacatatattggcTGCATTCATAGAACGAAAGGATGTTATCTGTCTAAAATTTGCCAAAACCATGTCATCGTTGTGCCATCATAGGAGAAAGAGGAGTTCACTCACTTATAAAGTTCAGACAGGGGCTCACTTTCCTGGCTGGTCATCCTTTCCAGGTAGCTATCTAAGCCACTGGCCATGTCTAGTGCCTTCTGTAGATTATTCTTCAACTCTTCTGGGACATTGACATTACTGTCAGCAATGTCCTTGGCTTTGGACAGATACTCCACAATGAATTCCAGCGGAGTATCAGAAACTGGAGACAAAAATCAATTCAAAGTAAAACATATGTGAGTATTGTAGAATACCACTGTCCAATATCTACTGtatagggtcattccacgtcaattcaaccagggcccacgcacttaggtctcaaaaaattctgaaaaaattaccaggtgtacctatgttacccaggagacacactgtaaaattactcttatgtaagatcaatactttccaagatacagccagttttacagggggaggggggtgtcgttTTTGtttggcctcttttttttgtcaaagttcacaagcccacagcgcaagaactaaaccatgtaggaggctcaaattttgtatgctggtacataaataggaatagtatgtagcaaaatggtcatgtttggtctggataatcctgcatggtcatagctgtccctcaaatttcagaggtctgctgttcagaccctgaagggatttgttttctgtgcattgctttttgtgagagtgtttctacttatctcagtaaggaaaataaatcaagagcctatgttgagtacaaatatgtcttctgaaggcttaaacagagcccagccaaaaactacAAATTTGTATCAaatttgagggacagctatgaccatgcaggattaacCAGACCAAACATGACCATTTtgctattcctatttatgtaccagcatgcaaaatttgagcctcctacatggtttagttcttgcgctgtgggcttgtgacctttgacaaaaaaaaaagaggccgaacaaaatcgacacccccctccacctgtaaaactggctgtatcttggaaagtattgatcttacatacaGTAAGAgtatttttacagtgtgtctcctgggtaacataggtacacctggtaattttttcagaattttttgagacctaagtgcgtgggccctggttgaactgacgtggaatgaccctataTCAATCATAACAATAAACAAAAACTAATGTGCCTAATATACTAGAAGTTAGAATTAAAAGCATAACTAAAATAGGATGCAAATTTGACTCTAATATGTCAACAGCAAGAGTTTTGAACCTGGCCTTATCCAATATTTAGATTACGATTTTAGAATTTTGGAGAATTATTGCTTATTCTGTTGATTGATTAAATCAATAATTCCTCATCAGCATATAAAATCATCACATTTCTGAAAACTTGAAATAGAAaaaggaatgttttttttagaaaacaACAGAGGATATGATTAGCCTATATCTATCTATGCTCAAGCACCCATCAAATTATGAAACAACAACTTACTGCAAAAATTGCATTCATACATTGTTCTGAGGTTCTACTGTGCTACCATGAACTGTGTAGTTAAAGGGGTAGCCTTTAAGACGCGAGAAAAAACAACCACCtcgtgatttttggttaggcacTCCTGGCATGGACGACATCACCAACCGGAACGACCGACACAACTGCGACTGATCAGGGGCAACAGTTCAAAGCACCAAACTGTCCGGTCTTGTTTGCGATTTCTAGTCACACCAAATCCAAGGACGATGGATCGGACTACAAAGTTTGCGACGGAACCAACTACGCTTTCTAGAGACGCATCCCCTGTatctgtcagagagaaaaagtaTCTTGGACGCACACGCAATGTAGGCTGACAGTCCAACAGACTCGCGTCTGTAAAAAGTCTCAGCTTTCGATGCCTAACTAATCAATTCGCAAACAGCAAAACAACTAGAATATCATGTGTTAGCCACAGTAGCCGACACAGAAAACGTCCAAGTCCCTGCTACAGAACAAACTACTGAGTGAGGACCCACTGACTGACAGCCCACATTTCAAAACAGGTGCTCTAGCCTAGCCAAGGCGACAGACCTGCTTACGGTGTAGTTAGTAAAAACGTACCTTTAGCTGCCTGCATGCTGAAATCTCcgattttaaaaaaatgtgcgAACAAGTTATGGCACTGGGCATACAAGCACGCAGTCGCTGCAGTTCAGCTTTTACGTAGCCTCTGTATGCATGCCATGCCTCTGTCGTGAGCGGTCAAAACACGTGACAGACAACTTGCGTAAAGTCTTCTCCAAAAAAACCTTGCCAAAGTTAAAGTTCAGAATCATTTAACAGAAATTACTGTTGTGGTTTCAGATGAGTTCTGTCAATGAACGCCGTCATATATGAAGATGTTTTGCACTAGTTACAGTtacactaggcctacatgagTTACATGTGTTTTACTGGCTCTTTATGACACTATTTATTTTGCTCTTCCAAAGCACGACCAATTTTTATTTggtctattattattattattattttttttttttacttcttattcttatttctAGACTGTTTGAttttaggctataggcctaaacTGTAATTTCATgttaatgtagcctaggcttagCCTCAATGTCAATAGGTTGGATAACTGTGAGACAAAGATTGCGCATGCTTAACACTGCACAACATCAAGTCAATGAAAATATacctatagtttttttttttttttttttggaaagcCATGTGGTCAAAGATGGATACCAAAGTAACAAAAGTAAAAGACTAGTAAAAGACAAAGAAGGTAGCCTACTAAGACATTTCATAACGTATGTGAAGGCCAAGTTATATCACGGAACTGATCACACATTGTGCAACAATTTAGGCATACATGACGTAGGGGACAGTTTTGTAAGGTAGGCTATTACCTGAACGATCGGCCCCCTCCTTATATACGGCAAAATGAAACAAGCACAAGCTGCAAAATCATATAACCTGACTTGTTGTCCCACAAACTAGTTTTTGGTCATGTCAATTAGTCCTACCACATCCATGGACGAATGTCTGGAAGTGCAGCATCGCGAGTCTAAACCTATTCAGTATTATCTAGTACAAGTAAAGGATACGTGGACGAGAAAGAATCGGAAACCGTTGAAGAACAAAAATAAACGGTTGTCATCTGCCGAaatgtaagtagcctacattaatgAATATAACTATCCCTTACAGAAAATAATTAATAATTCGTTCACTAACTATGGATAGTGAATTAATTATTCGACTAGTGCATCGTAAAATAACTGAATAGTGAATCAGTAGGCTAGTGCAAAATCAAGAGTAGCCTATTCAAACAAGTGTCCAAGCTACCAAGTGTCGCTTTAAAAATGTAGACATAGTCTACACCCTCTGTAGGCTATTACCCTAATTATGAATGAATAACAACATCCATAATATTGTAACTAACTAAAGCAACACTATGCAAATATTTACCACTTCTTGAGGTATGCCTTTATCAGGGTAACAGTTTTTgtgtcaccaaatttattttgattgattgcatgGGAGTGACATATAGGCCTAGACTATACAATCCCGAATATGTGCCTAATTATGTGCTCTAGGCTGGAATACAGTGCAAAAATGAAAGAAACCGTTTGACTGCCAGACATCTGTTACCAAAAGACACTGGTGAGCATGTTGGCAAGCTTCTGTTCTTGCAGTGCCAGCTAAGGCTCTGGGTGGTGTTTACAAGGTGTTGCATGTCTTGACTTTTATAGTTAGGTAGCTAGCAAATTGTTGCATATTGATGCTTTAAATTAAGAAATTCATAATGATTTGACTGATTCTGATACACAATACTTCTAAATATGCAATACATGCAATACTTCAGTTCCTGATTATTGTACCATGACATAGCCATGATGaagatctttttttctcttttgcaCAGACATGAGTGCACTGAAGAAAAGGGGACTACCTGGACGGTGGTCAGTCccattgttttcacctatcagGTAATTGAGACCCAAAACCTGTTGGATCCCAGCAACGATGTCCTTCTGACTGGCCACGTCAGAGATCCCCATCAGCTACAGGTCCTGCAGAGCAACCCCAGGCGTCTCAAGCGCTTCGTGGTCATGGACGAGACCGTGTTCAAGCTCTATGGCTCTCAGGTCACCGACTACTTCAAGAGCCGCAATGTCCTGCACAGGATACTTTCATTGCCCACCACAGAAGAAAATAAGTCAATGGAGATGGTTATTATGATCCTCAATGAGGTCCACAAGTTTGGCATCGACAGGCGCACAGAGCCGATCATCGCTATCGGAGGCGGTGTGTGTCTGGATATAGTAGGACTTGCTGCTTCCCTGTACAGGAGACGCACTCCTTACATTAGAGTACcaaccactctcctctcctacaTTGATGCCAGCGTGGGGGCCAAGACTGGGGTCAACTTTGCCAACTGCAAAAATAAGCTTGGCGCGTACATTCCACCTGCTGCTGCGCTGTTGGACAGGTCCTTCCTTCAAACATTACCACGAAGGCAAATCTCAAATGGTCTGGCTGAAATGCTCAAGGTAAAGGATTTGATTAGTAAAAAGAAAGATCACTTGCATGCAGCTGAGAACTGAAATATGCaatatgtttattgttaaaaACAGACTGTAAAGACCAAATAAAAATGGATAGATTCACAGTAGGAAATACTAATGTCATTTTGCAGCAGTCTTTAGTTCAGCCACACTCAGTTGTATGCCATCTGAGTTGTGCTGTTGAGCAGGATTTGTGTGATATAACTGCAATCATTTCTCtatcctgtagatggcg
Above is a genomic segment from Alosa sapidissima isolate fAloSap1 chromosome 4, fAloSap1.pri, whole genome shotgun sequence containing:
- the eevs gene encoding 2-epi-5-epi-valiolone synthase — encoded protein: MSISPTTSMDECLEVQHRESKPIQYYLVQVKDTWTRKNRKPLKNKNKRLSSAEIHECTEEKGTTWTVVSPIVFTYQVIETQNLLDPSNDVLLTGHVRDPHQLQVLQSNPRRLKRFVVMDETVFKLYGSQVTDYFKSRNVLHRILSLPTTEENKSMEMVIMILNEVHKFGIDRRTEPIIAIGGGVCLDIVGLAASLYRRRTPYIRVPTTLLSYIDASVGAKTGVNFANCKNKLGAYIPPAAALLDRSFLQTLPRRQISNGLAEMLKMALMKHQGLFELLEQHGQYLLNSRFQSSNVDSTPVAAITTKVAIVTMLEELAPNLWEDNLDRLVDFGHLISPELEMKVLPALLHGEAVNIDMAFMVYVARERGLLTEDEKLRIVNCMLALELPVWHGDFTLALVQRALAERLKHSGGLTRMPLPTGLGRAEIFNDTDDETLCHAYERWCDELSSGLR